Proteins from a single region of Chromobacterium sp. ATCC 53434:
- a CDS encoding flagellar basal body-associated FliL family protein has protein sequence MSDDKKAEKKAGGGGNKLMLIVIILLILVLAAVGGLAAYMFTNMNKPQAGAQAEQVKEKPKKKHEGPPIFEKMDTFVVNLAGNDGSLLQIDMQAELGDEEAKKKFTDYAPKIRSAVILLLSSKTAAEISSADGKVKLKAQVKQIINEAMDAGDEPVVDSVLFTSFIIQKQ, from the coding sequence AGGCGGAAAAAAAGGCGGGCGGTGGCGGCAACAAGTTGATGCTGATCGTCATCATTCTGCTGATTCTGGTGCTGGCCGCGGTCGGCGGCCTCGCTGCCTATATGTTCACCAATATGAACAAGCCTCAGGCAGGGGCGCAAGCCGAGCAGGTCAAGGAAAAACCGAAGAAAAAACACGAAGGCCCGCCGATTTTCGAGAAGATGGACACCTTCGTCGTCAATCTGGCCGGCAACGACGGCAGTCTGCTGCAGATCGACATGCAGGCCGAGCTCGGCGACGAGGAGGCCAAGAAGAAATTCACCGACTACGCGCCGAAGATCCGCAGCGCGGTGATTCTGCTGCTGTCGTCGAAGACCGCCGCTGAAATCAGCTCCGCCGACGGCAAGGTGAAGCTGAAGGCCCAGGTCAAGCAGATCATCAATGAAGCGATGGACGCGGGCGACGAGCCCGTGGTCGACAGCGTTCTCTTCACTTCCTTCATCATTCAGAAGCAATAG
- the fliM gene encoding flagellar motor switch protein FliM has translation MGDDILSQEEVDALLRGVSGEDEDDDGGQDGQGVRGYDIGRQERIVRGRMPTLEIINERFARNLRIGLFNFLRRNAEISVGPVRVQKYSEFIRNLVVPTNLNLVHVKPMRGTGLLIFDPDLVFLIVDNLFGSDGRYHVRVEGRDFTPTEQRIIHRLLEVVFTECQKAWEPVYPIEFVYLRSEMNTQFANIATPTEVVVAMTFHIELGAGGGDFHICLPYSMVEPIRDLLSSTMQADRTEVDNRWVNLMTHQVQAAEVELVASLAHAKVTLGQILNLKNGDVVMIEIPERVEADVSGIPVFEASYGTVQGRYALKVEKILAGAHEFMEPPGEQEQ, from the coding sequence ATGGGCGACGATATCCTTTCCCAGGAAGAGGTAGACGCGCTATTACGAGGCGTCTCCGGGGAGGACGAGGACGACGACGGCGGGCAGGATGGCCAGGGGGTCCGCGGCTACGACATCGGCCGGCAGGAACGCATCGTCCGCGGGCGGATGCCGACGCTGGAAATCATCAACGAGCGTTTCGCCCGCAATCTGCGCATAGGTTTGTTCAACTTCCTGCGCCGCAACGCCGAAATCTCCGTCGGTCCGGTGCGGGTGCAGAAGTACAGCGAATTCATCCGCAACCTGGTGGTGCCGACCAACCTGAACCTGGTGCATGTCAAGCCGATGCGCGGCACCGGCCTGTTGATCTTCGATCCGGACCTGGTGTTCCTGATCGTCGACAATCTGTTCGGCAGCGACGGCCGCTACCACGTGCGGGTCGAGGGCCGCGACTTCACGCCGACCGAGCAGCGCATCATCCACCGGCTGCTGGAGGTGGTGTTCACCGAATGCCAGAAGGCGTGGGAGCCGGTCTATCCGATCGAGTTCGTCTACCTGCGCTCGGAAATGAACACCCAGTTCGCCAATATCGCCACGCCGACCGAGGTGGTGGTGGCGATGACTTTCCACATCGAGCTGGGCGCCGGCGGCGGCGACTTCCACATCTGCCTGCCGTATTCGATGGTGGAACCGATCCGCGACCTGCTGTCCAGCACGATGCAGGCCGACCGCACCGAGGTCGACAACCGCTGGGTCAATCTGATGACTCACCAGGTGCAGGCGGCCGAAGTGGAGCTGGTGGCCAGTCTGGCCCACGCCAAGGTGACGCTGGGGCAGATACTGAATCTGAAGAACGGCGATGTGGTGATGATAGAAATTCCCGAGCGGGTGGAGGCCGACGTGTCCGGCATCCCGGTGTTCGAGGCCAGTTACGGCACCGTGCAGGGCCGTTACGCGTTGAAGGTGGAAAAGATACTGGCGGGGGCCCATGAGTTCATGGAGCCGCCTGGAGAGCAAGAGCAATGA
- the fliN gene encoding flagellar motor switch protein FliN, translating into MSEEEQQAGAAGAEEEVSMDDWAAAMAEQEVAEDQPAESEPVPAQGLFQEIGAGVITGGPPNLDMILDIPVQLTVELGRTKIAIRNLLQLAQGSVVELDGMAGEPMDVLVNGCLIAQGEVVVVNDKFGIRLTDIITPAERIRRLQK; encoded by the coding sequence ATGAGCGAAGAAGAGCAGCAGGCGGGCGCAGCCGGCGCCGAAGAGGAAGTGTCGATGGACGACTGGGCCGCCGCGATGGCGGAACAGGAGGTCGCGGAGGATCAACCGGCGGAGTCTGAGCCGGTGCCGGCCCAGGGGCTGTTCCAGGAGATAGGCGCCGGCGTCATCACCGGCGGTCCGCCGAATCTCGACATGATTCTGGACATCCCGGTGCAACTGACGGTGGAGCTCGGCCGCACCAAGATCGCCATCCGCAACCTGCTGCAACTGGCGCAGGGCTCGGTGGTGGAGCTGGACGGCATGGCCGGCGAACCGATGGACGTGCTGGTCAACGGCTGCCTGATCGCCCAGGGCGAGGTGGTGGTGGTCAACGACAAGTTCGGCATCCGCCTGACCGATATCATCACCCCGGCCGAGCGTATCCGCCGCCTGCAGAAATAA
- the fliO gene encoding flagellar biosynthetic protein FliO — MSRVRKTRLAWLGALCLLASAPLLAAPVQAPVAAPSPFVSLLQVIFGLAVVLGAIVGVAWLFKRLSGGVMGAAGRIRVVGGTMVGQKERVVIVELEGEWLVLGVTPQQVNLLSKMPRPEGAEAGPELPAEPFARWLKAALDKSRAPQGRQDK, encoded by the coding sequence ATGAGCCGAGTTCGAAAAACGCGCCTGGCGTGGCTGGGCGCGCTATGTCTTCTCGCGTCGGCCCCGTTGCTGGCCGCGCCGGTCCAGGCGCCGGTCGCGGCGCCGTCGCCGTTCGTCAGCCTGCTGCAGGTGATCTTCGGCCTGGCGGTGGTGCTGGGCGCCATCGTCGGCGTCGCCTGGCTGTTCAAGCGCCTGTCCGGCGGCGTGATGGGCGCCGCGGGCCGCATCCGCGTCGTCGGCGGCACCATGGTCGGCCAGAAGGAGCGGGTGGTGATCGTCGAGCTGGAGGGCGAGTGGCTGGTGCTGGGCGTGACGCCGCAGCAGGTCAATCTGCTGAGCAAGATGCCGCGGCCGGAAGGCGCGGAGGCGGGGCCGGAGCTGCCGGCGGAGCCGTTCGCGCGCTGGCTGAAGGCCGCGCTCGACAAAAGCCGCGCGCCGCAGGGGCGGCAGGACAAATGA
- the fliP gene encoding flagellar type III secretion system pore protein FliP (The bacterial flagellar biogenesis protein FliP forms a type III secretion system (T3SS)-type pore required for flagellar assembly.) — MKKKMAIALLSGGALMLPLLADAAAGLPLMTSTPAAGGGQNYSLSLQMLLFMTALTFIPAMLLMMTAFTRIVIVLSLLRQALGTTQSPPNQVIVGLALFLTLFVMGPTFDQVYNKAWVPFSDDKISFNQALDEGSKPMKAFMLRQTREKDLAFFIEISQSEKPQTKEDVSMKTLVPAFAISELKTAFQIGFMIFIPFMIIDLVVASILMAMGMMMVSPVTISLPFKMMLFVLVDGWTLLMGSLVQSFYTG; from the coding sequence ATGAAAAAGAAGATGGCGATCGCCCTGCTCAGCGGCGGGGCGTTGATGCTGCCTTTGCTGGCGGACGCGGCGGCCGGGCTGCCGCTGATGACCAGCACGCCGGCGGCGGGCGGCGGCCAGAACTACTCGCTCAGCCTGCAGATGCTGCTGTTCATGACGGCGCTGACCTTCATCCCGGCGATGCTGCTGATGATGACGGCCTTCACCCGCATCGTGATCGTGCTGTCGCTGCTGAGGCAGGCGCTGGGCACGACGCAGTCGCCGCCGAACCAGGTCATCGTCGGCCTGGCGCTGTTTTTGACGCTGTTCGTGATGGGGCCGACCTTCGACCAGGTGTACAACAAGGCCTGGGTGCCGTTCTCCGACGACAAGATCAGCTTCAACCAGGCGCTGGACGAGGGTTCCAAGCCGATGAAGGCCTTCATGCTGCGCCAGACGCGCGAAAAGGATCTGGCCTTCTTCATCGAGATTTCGCAGTCGGAAAAGCCGCAGACCAAGGAAGACGTGTCGATGAAGACGCTGGTGCCGGCCTTCGCCATCAGCGAATTGAAGACCGCGTTCCAGATCGGCTTCATGATCTTCATCCCGTTCATGATCATAGACCTGGTCGTCGCCAGCATCTTGATGGCGATGGGCATGATGATGGTGTCGCCGGTGACCATCTCGCTGCCGTTCAAGATGATGCTGTTCGTGCTGGTGGATGGCTGGACCTTGCTGATGGGTTCGCTGGTGCAGAGCTTCTACACCGGATGA
- a CDS encoding GNAT family N-acetyltransferase, which produces MQTLEEADLPACFGLFRESVLALAGGVYSAEQCQAWAPARPWDAEIDSAWRKRLAGAWACKAVAADGRLAGFAWLRRDGEFDMLFVAPWAGRQGLAGRMIAELEAQAARDGVSALHAWASHAARPVFERAGYVLLRANRVDKGGVAIDNGLLAKGGWREEGA; this is translated from the coding sequence TTGCAGACATTGGAAGAGGCCGATTTGCCGGCCTGTTTCGGCCTGTTCCGCGAAAGCGTGCTGGCGCTGGCCGGCGGCGTGTATTCCGCCGAGCAGTGCCAGGCGTGGGCGCCGGCGCGGCCGTGGGACGCAGAGATCGACAGCGCCTGGCGCAAGCGGCTGGCCGGCGCGTGGGCGTGCAAGGCGGTGGCCGCGGACGGCCGTCTGGCCGGTTTCGCCTGGCTGAGGCGCGACGGCGAGTTCGACATGCTGTTCGTCGCGCCGTGGGCGGGCCGGCAAGGCCTGGCCGGCCGGATGATAGCCGAGCTGGAGGCGCAGGCGGCGCGGGACGGCGTCAGCGCGCTCCATGCCTGGGCCAGCCATGCGGCGCGGCCGGTGTTCGAGCGCGCCGGCTACGTCCTGCTGCGCGCCAACCGCGTGGACAAGGGCGGCGTGGCGATCGACAATGGCTTGCTGGCCAAGGGCGGCTGGCGGGAGGAGGGGGCATGA
- the fliQ gene encoding flagellar biosynthesis protein FliQ yields the protein MSPELIISIVQNALYILIIVSAPVLLTSLLVGLLVSILQAATQINEMTLTFIPKLLAMFLVLVLAGPWMLNTLIEYTTRLFQSIPNVIG from the coding sequence ATGAGTCCGGAACTGATCATCAGCATCGTGCAGAACGCGCTATACATCCTGATCATCGTGTCGGCGCCGGTCTTGCTGACCTCGCTGCTGGTCGGCCTCTTGGTCAGCATCCTGCAGGCCGCCACCCAGATCAACGAAATGACGCTGACCTTCATTCCGAAACTGCTGGCGATGTTCCTGGTGCTGGTGCTGGCTGGACCGTGGATGCTCAATACGCTGATCGAGTACACCACCCGGCTGTTCCAGAGCATACCCAATGTGATCGGCTGA
- the fliR gene encoding flagellar biosynthetic protein FliR, with the protein MAVPITDVQINALVGAFAWPFARIIGLFLAEPIFAYRGVPRSFKAAFALVLTVLLTPLLPPLPVVPLVSAEGIAILLQQLLIGLAMGFVMRIVISAVELTGFIVGAQTGLGFAMFFDPIHAAQVPVLSQMLSLFTFFIFLAFDGHHMVLQALAESFQVLPIGMPMPAQGLKALVLWGSHLVEWGVWLAMPVIGALLITNLAIGVMTRAAPQFNIFTFGFPLTIMVGFGALYLTLPMMIPVIEQMYRAGFEMMLRMLQAK; encoded by the coding sequence ATGGCGGTTCCTATCACCGATGTGCAGATCAACGCGCTGGTCGGCGCCTTCGCCTGGCCGTTCGCGCGCATCATAGGCCTGTTCCTGGCCGAACCCATCTTCGCCTACCGCGGCGTGCCGCGCAGTTTCAAGGCGGCTTTCGCCCTGGTGCTGACCGTGCTGCTGACGCCGCTGCTGCCGCCATTGCCGGTGGTGCCGCTGGTTTCGGCCGAGGGCATCGCCATCCTGCTGCAGCAATTGCTGATCGGCCTGGCGATGGGCTTCGTCATGCGCATCGTCATCAGCGCGGTGGAATTGACCGGCTTCATCGTCGGCGCGCAGACCGGCCTCGGTTTCGCGATGTTCTTCGACCCGATACACGCGGCCCAGGTGCCGGTGCTGTCGCAGATGCTGTCGCTGTTCACCTTCTTCATCTTTCTCGCCTTCGACGGCCACCACATGGTGTTGCAGGCCTTGGCGGAAAGCTTCCAGGTGCTGCCGATAGGCATGCCGATGCCGGCGCAGGGGCTGAAGGCGCTGGTGCTGTGGGGAAGCCATCTGGTCGAGTGGGGCGTCTGGCTGGCGATGCCGGTGATAGGCGCGCTGCTGATCACCAACCTGGCCATCGGCGTGATGACCCGCGCGGCGCCGCAGTTCAACATCTTCACCTTCGGCTTTCCGCTGACCATCATGGTCGGCTTCGGCGCGCTCTACCTGACGCTGCCGATGATGATCCCGGTGATCGAGCAGATGTACCGCGCCGGCTTCGAGATGATGCTGAGGATGTTGCAGGCCAAGTGA
- a CDS encoding YebC/PmpR family DNA-binding transcriptional regulator, which produces MAGHSKWANIQHRKGRQDAKRGKIFTRLIKEITVAAKMGGGDVNMNPRLRLAVDKAKAESMPKDNIENAIKRGTGQLDGVDYVECRYEGYGIAGAAVMVDCLTDNKTRTVADVRHAFSKYGGNMGTDGCVSYQFKHCGYLVFAPGVDEDALMEAALEAGAEDVLTNEDGSIEVITGPYEFSDIKDALEAKGFKSEVGEVTMRADNETELSSDDSVRMQKLLDALEDLDDVQDVYTSAVLAE; this is translated from the coding sequence ATGGCAGGTCACAGCAAATGGGCTAACATCCAGCACCGCAAAGGTCGCCAGGATGCCAAACGTGGCAAGATCTTCACCCGCCTGATCAAGGAAATCACCGTCGCCGCCAAGATGGGCGGAGGCGACGTCAACATGAACCCGCGCCTGCGCCTGGCGGTGGACAAGGCCAAGGCCGAGTCGATGCCTAAGGACAATATCGAGAACGCGATCAAGCGCGGCACCGGCCAGCTGGATGGCGTCGACTACGTCGAATGCCGCTATGAAGGCTACGGCATCGCCGGCGCGGCGGTGATGGTGGACTGCCTGACCGACAACAAGACCCGCACCGTCGCCGACGTGCGCCACGCCTTCTCCAAGTACGGCGGCAATATGGGCACCGACGGCTGCGTGTCCTACCAGTTCAAGCATTGCGGCTATCTGGTGTTCGCCCCGGGCGTCGACGAGGACGCGCTGATGGAAGCGGCGCTGGAGGCCGGCGCCGAGGACGTGCTGACCAACGAGGACGGCTCGATCGAGGTGATCACCGGCCCGTACGAATTCTCCGACATCAAGGACGCGCTGGAAGCCAAGGGCTTCAAGTCCGAGGTCGGCGAAGTGACGATGCGCGCCGACAACGAGACCGAGCTGAGCAGCGACGACTCCGTTCGCATGCAGAAGCTGCTGGACGCGCTGGAAGACCTGGACGACGTGCAGGACGTGTACACGTCCGCGGTGCTGGCCGAATAA
- a CDS encoding aminopeptidase P N-terminal domain-containing protein produces the protein MHRPHAARRQQLLNQIGAGIALLPTAPEAVRNADCNYPYRPDSYFLHLSGFAEPEAVLLLDGRSGKSILFCRERNPEMEIWDGFRHGPDGAREIFGFDEAYPLSEMDERVPALLDGCERLWWPLGRHGAFDRRVNGWLDAVRRRAHAGRRPPAHYGDLCSLLDEMRMIKDEAEIELLRRAGEISVAGHVQAMRAARPGQYEYQLEAELLHAFVRRGARQPAYESIVAAGANACTLHYVANDALIADGELVLIDAGCEWQGYAGDITRTFPANGRFSGPQRDVYEIVLAAELAGIAAVRPGAAWNAPGDAALAVLARGLLDLGLLSGTVDGVIESGAYRRFYMHGVGHMIGLDVHDVGLRKLDGEWRRYRPGMCTTVEPGLYIRAAADVPEAFHDIGVRIEDDVLVTADGNEVYTAAAPKTIDEIEALMRGEQR, from the coding sequence ATGCATCGACCGCACGCCGCACGCCGCCAGCAACTGCTGAACCAGATCGGCGCAGGAATCGCCCTGCTGCCCACCGCGCCGGAAGCGGTGCGCAACGCCGATTGCAACTACCCCTACCGTCCCGACAGCTATTTCCTGCACCTGTCCGGTTTCGCCGAGCCGGAGGCGGTGCTGCTGCTGGACGGTCGCAGCGGCAAGTCCATCCTGTTCTGCCGCGAACGCAATCCGGAAATGGAAATCTGGGACGGTTTCCGCCACGGCCCTGACGGCGCGCGCGAGATCTTCGGTTTCGACGAAGCCTACCCGCTGTCGGAGATGGACGAGCGGGTGCCGGCGCTCTTGGACGGCTGCGAGCGGCTGTGGTGGCCGCTGGGCCGCCATGGCGCCTTCGACCGCCGCGTCAACGGCTGGCTCGACGCCGTGCGCCGGCGCGCGCACGCCGGCCGCCGGCCGCCGGCGCATTACGGCGATCTGTGCTCGCTGCTGGACGAGATGCGCATGATCAAGGACGAGGCCGAGATCGAGCTGCTGCGCCGCGCCGGCGAGATTTCCGTCGCCGGCCACGTTCAGGCGATGCGCGCCGCGCGGCCGGGCCAGTACGAATACCAGCTGGAAGCGGAGCTGTTGCATGCCTTCGTGCGGCGCGGCGCGCGCCAGCCGGCCTACGAGAGCATCGTCGCCGCCGGTGCCAACGCCTGTACGCTGCACTATGTGGCCAATGACGCGCTGATCGCCGACGGCGAGCTGGTGCTGATCGACGCCGGCTGCGAATGGCAGGGCTACGCCGGCGACATCACCCGGACCTTCCCGGCGAACGGCCGCTTCAGCGGCCCGCAGCGCGACGTGTACGAGATCGTGCTGGCGGCCGAGCTGGCCGGCATCGCCGCGGTCAGGCCGGGCGCGGCGTGGAACGCCCCCGGCGACGCCGCGCTGGCGGTGCTGGCGCGCGGCCTGCTGGACCTGGGGCTGCTGTCCGGCACCGTCGACGGCGTGATCGAGTCCGGCGCCTACCGCCGCTTCTACATGCACGGCGTCGGCCACATGATAGGGCTGGATGTGCATGACGTCGGCCTGCGCAAGCTGGACGGCGAATGGCGGCGCTATCGGCCCGGCATGTGCACCACGGTCGAGCCCGGCCTGTATATCCGGGCGGCGGCCGACGTGCCGGAGGCCTTCCACGACATCGGCGTGCGCATCGAGGACGACGTGTTGGTGACGGCCGACGGCAACGAGGTGTATACCGCGGCGGCGCCGAAGACGATAGACGAGATCGAGGCGCTGATGCGCGGAGAACAGAGATGA
- a CDS encoding FAD-dependent oxidoreductase: MNAINGEHADVLVVGGGPVGALAALRLARQGRSVLLVEARVRGAEVRDARALALSWHSRELLAEAGAWPDDLPATAIDTVHVSQQGSCGRTRLDSADLGLTHLGAVVDYPALVAGLAGALERAGVRVLWQSRVLSVKSLSQYACAEVDTPDGRRLLTARLLALAEGGALADSLPGVSRLTHDYRQCAVLAEVETERPPAGVAYERFAHDGPLALLPHGQRYMLVWTRSRADAERLTEADEAVLRAELQQAFGERQGRILSIGPRASFPLALRQASRVASGRVALIGNAAQTMHPVAAQGLNLGLRDAVGLAEALEGAADPGDATALRRYAGSRKLDSHAVVGFTHGLIKLFDGHRPWQNALRGIGMTALDVLPPLRRRFAGHLVFGVRG, encoded by the coding sequence ATGAACGCGATCAATGGCGAACACGCCGACGTGCTGGTGGTCGGCGGCGGCCCGGTAGGCGCGCTGGCGGCGCTGCGGCTGGCGAGGCAGGGCCGCAGCGTGCTGCTGGTGGAGGCCAGGGTGCGCGGCGCCGAAGTCCGCGACGCCCGGGCGTTGGCCCTGTCCTGGCACAGCCGCGAGCTGCTGGCCGAGGCAGGCGCCTGGCCGGACGATCTGCCGGCCACGGCGATAGACACCGTCCACGTGTCGCAGCAGGGCAGCTGCGGCCGCACCCGGCTGGACAGCGCCGACCTGGGCCTGACGCATCTGGGCGCGGTGGTCGATTATCCGGCGCTGGTCGCCGGTCTGGCCGGCGCGCTGGAGCGGGCCGGCGTGCGGGTGCTGTGGCAAAGCCGGGTGTTGTCGGTGAAAAGCCTGAGCCAGTACGCCTGCGCCGAGGTCGACACGCCGGACGGCCGGCGCCTGCTGACCGCGCGGCTGTTGGCGCTGGCCGAGGGCGGGGCGCTGGCCGATTCGCTGCCGGGCGTCAGCCGCCTGACGCACGATTACCGCCAGTGCGCGGTGTTGGCCGAGGTGGAGACCGAGCGGCCGCCGGCCGGCGTCGCCTATGAACGCTTCGCCCACGACGGCCCGCTGGCGCTGCTGCCGCACGGCCAGCGCTATATGCTGGTCTGGACCCGCAGCCGCGCCGACGCGGAACGGCTGACCGAGGCTGACGAGGCGGTGTTGCGCGCCGAGTTGCAGCAGGCTTTCGGCGAGCGCCAGGGCCGCATCCTGTCCATCGGCCCGCGCGCTAGCTTCCCGCTGGCGCTGCGCCAGGCGAGCCGGGTGGCGAGCGGCCGGGTGGCCTTGATAGGCAACGCCGCCCAGACCATGCATCCGGTGGCGGCGCAGGGGCTTAACCTGGGGTTGCGCGACGCCGTCGGCCTGGCCGAGGCGCTGGAGGGGGCTGCCGATCCGGGCGACGCCACCGCGCTCAGGCGCTATGCCGGCTCGCGCAAGCTGGACAGCCACGCGGTGGTCGGTTTCACCCATGGATTGATCAAGCTGTTCGACGGCCACCGGCCGTGGCAGAACGCGCTGCGCGGCATCGGCATGACGGCGCTGGATGTGCTGCCGCCGTTGCGGCGCAGGTTCGCCGGCCATCTGGTGTTTGGCGTGCGGGGATAA
- a CDS encoding UbiH/UbiF family hydroxylase, translated as MRNDKYHVIVVGGGLVGASLALALGRAGRRVALLEAREPDFAELEQGWDARVYAVSPANRRFLDGIGAWPDMGRVGTIATMDVRGDAGGRIAFSASDAGGDADALAWIVENRWLLAAIWRRLRDDGVEVLTGAPAAAMSTTPGEARLTLADGRELRAELLVGADGANSWVRGQLGLQASVKPYGQSGVVANFICERPHGDIARQWFTGDSVLAWLPMAGNRISMVWSTSDPQALLQLPPQALAARVAEAGGRQLGAFETITPAAAFPLRLIQPEAVVAERVALVGDAAHTVHPLAGQGVNLGFQDAAQLAALLTDAPDCGDWMLLRRHQRQRREAVAAMQMGCDGLYRLFHAKLPGLPWLRNTGLSLTNCLAPLKRQFARQAIG; from the coding sequence ATGCGGAACGACAAATATCACGTCATCGTCGTCGGCGGCGGCCTGGTCGGCGCCAGCCTGGCGCTGGCCTTGGGCCGCGCCGGCAGGCGGGTGGCCTTGCTGGAGGCGCGCGAGCCGGACTTCGCCGAGCTGGAACAGGGCTGGGATGCCCGCGTTTACGCGGTCAGTCCGGCCAACCGCCGTTTTCTCGACGGCATCGGCGCCTGGCCGGACATGGGGCGGGTCGGCACGATAGCGACGATGGACGTGCGCGGCGACGCCGGCGGACGGATCGCCTTCTCCGCCAGCGACGCAGGCGGCGACGCCGACGCGCTGGCCTGGATCGTCGAGAACCGCTGGCTGCTGGCCGCGATATGGCGGCGCCTGCGCGACGACGGGGTCGAGGTGTTGACCGGCGCGCCGGCGGCGGCGATGTCGACGACGCCCGGCGAGGCGCGGCTGACGCTGGCCGACGGCCGCGAACTGCGGGCCGAGCTGCTGGTCGGCGCCGACGGCGCCAACTCCTGGGTGCGCGGCCAGCTGGGCCTGCAAGCCAGCGTCAAGCCGTACGGCCAGAGCGGCGTGGTGGCCAATTTCATCTGCGAGCGGCCGCATGGCGACATCGCGCGGCAATGGTTCACCGGCGACAGCGTGCTGGCCTGGCTGCCGATGGCGGGGAACCGAATCTCGATGGTCTGGTCCACCTCTGATCCGCAGGCTTTGCTGCAACTGCCGCCGCAGGCGCTGGCGGCGCGCGTGGCCGAGGCCGGCGGCCGCCAGCTGGGCGCCTTCGAGACCATCACGCCGGCCGCGGCTTTTCCGCTGCGGCTGATCCAGCCGGAGGCGGTGGTGGCCGAGCGGGTGGCGCTGGTCGGCGACGCCGCCCACACGGTGCACCCGTTGGCCGGCCAGGGCGTCAACCTGGGCTTCCAGGACGCGGCGCAACTGGCGGCGCTGCTGACGGACGCGCCCGATTGCGGCGACTGGATGTTGCTGCGCCGCCATCAGCGGCAGCGCCGCGAAGCGGTGGCCGCGATGCAAATGGGTTGCGATGGCCTGTACCGGCTGTTTCATGCCAAACTGCCCGGACTGCCATGGCTGCGCAATACCGGCCTGTCGCTGACCAACTGCCTGGCACCGCTGAAGCGGCAGTTCGCGCGGCAGGCGATTGGATGA
- a CDS encoding DsbC family protein, which produces MKTRLKSLALASSMLMSLAACSQAAGSNLEDVKKAFLSHFPSKQVKSVSASPVKGIYELVVDGKQVVYVNSDASYLFVGDLIDTKSKESLTEKKMAELSKVDFNSLPLQYAFKDVRGKGERKMAVFTDPDCPYCKKLERESLKDIDNVTIYTFLYPLTQLHPDAMRKAKQIWCSPDKAATWTAFMRDGKPLTGPDNCDTPLDKIQALGEKLGVTGTPALVFANGRVVPGAIDGSDIEQLLSAK; this is translated from the coding sequence ATGAAAACGAGATTGAAATCGCTGGCGCTGGCCAGCTCCATGCTGATGTCGCTGGCCGCCTGCTCGCAAGCCGCCGGCAGCAATCTGGAAGACGTGAAGAAGGCCTTCCTCAGCCACTTCCCGAGCAAGCAGGTGAAGAGCGTCAGCGCCTCGCCGGTCAAGGGCATCTACGAGTTGGTGGTGGACGGCAAGCAGGTGGTCTACGTCAACAGCGACGCCAGCTATCTGTTCGTCGGCGACCTGATCGACACCAAGAGCAAGGAAAGCCTGACCGAGAAGAAGATGGCCGAGCTGTCCAAGGTGGACTTCAACTCGCTGCCGCTGCAATACGCGTTCAAGGACGTGCGCGGCAAGGGCGAGCGCAAGATGGCGGTGTTCACCGATCCGGATTGCCCGTACTGCAAGAAGCTGGAGCGCGAGAGCCTGAAGGACATCGACAACGTCACCATCTACACCTTCCTGTATCCGCTGACCCAACTGCATCCGGACGCGATGCGCAAGGCCAAGCAGATCTGGTGCTCGCCGGACAAGGCGGCCACCTGGACCGCCTTCATGCGCGACGGCAAGCCGCTGACCGGCCCGGACAATTGCGACACGCCGCTGGACAAGATCCAGGCGCTGGGCGAGAAGCTGGGCGTCACCGGCACGCCGGCGCTGGTGTTCGCCAATGGCCGCGTGGTGCCGGGCGCGATAGACGGCAGCGACATCGAGCAGCTGCTGAGCGCCAAGTAA